The Hallerella porci genomic sequence TGGTAATTACAAGGTAAAAACAAAACGGGCAGGTTCTTCGTCTGAGGAGCCTGCCATTTTTATTTTTGGCTATATTTTTTACCGGACACTAATAAAAAACAATAAAGAACTTTTAGATTCCAATCGCAAAAAAGCAAAAATTGCCGCAGAACATCTTTTGTCTCTTTTAAGCGATACACTTGAAGTTGTAAAACTCGAAGATAATCGAGTCACTTTGTCGCACGAATCCTTTGACCTTTTGCCGTTAATTAAAACGGTTACCATCATGGCAGAAATTAAAGCGGTTGAATTTTCGGTGACGATTCAAGATAAGTCAAATTACGATGTTTTTAAAAACATCATTTTTTACGGAAGTCCATTACACGTTCGCCAAATTTTACTAAACATTATCGATAACGCAATTAAATACAATAAGAAAAATGGAAAGGTGAGTCTTTTCACCGAATTGATTTCGAAAAAGAAAAATATCGCTCTTGTGCGCTTTACAATTCAGGACACAGGCATTGGCATGAGCGAAGAATTTTTGAAACATATTTTTGAGCCGTTCAGCCAAGAACACAGCGATGCGCGAAGCGTTTTCAAAGGCACGGGACTTGGCATGTCGATTGTGAATGCGTTAATCGATAAAATGCACGGCGAATTAGAAATTCAAAGCGAAGAAAATCAAGGCAGTCAATTTATTATCACGATTCCATTTGAAGTGACCGAAGGAAATTTGAACACAAAAATTGAAAATCCCGAGGACAATGAATTGAAACAAAATATTTCGGGAGTGAAAATTTTGCTCGTCGAAGACAATGAACTCAATCGCGAAATTGCCGAGACGCTTTTGCAAGAATGCGGTGCAATTATCACCAGCGCGGAAAACGGAAAAATCGCAGTCGATCAATTTAAAGAAAATGAAGCGCATACTTTTGATTTGATTTTGATGGATTTAATGATGCCCGTGATGAATGGAATTGATGCGGCAAAAGAAATTCGGAAAATGAATAAAGCCGACGCAAAAACAATTCCGATTGTCGCTTTAAGCGCAAACGCTTATGAAGAAAATGTCGAAGAATCCAAGCGCGCGGGCATGAATGCGCACATTGCAAAGCCTTTTAAAATTGAAGAATTGGTGAAAGTCATTAGTCAGTTAGTCATGAAAAATTAGGAGAGAAAAGTTGAGAAAGTGGCGTAGCGAAACTTTCTCATTTTTCAAATTTCTAATTTTTGTTTGATGAAATTTTCAACTTTAATCGGTGTATTTGCGGCTTCGGCTTTGGCTTATTTGCCAGGGGAATGGAGCTTTCCTTCGATTCCGAATTCGAACGGATTATTTGGAAACCCAGCGGGACTTTCGGCGTTTGATTCGCCGGGCGGCGTTCTCAATTTTGGCCGCGATAAAGATGATGTTTACGAATTTTCGGCGGGATTTAACGGCGATTATTTGGGCGCAACATTCAGCTATCATTCGGATTATGATGATGTCGACGAATCGCGTTGGAATTTAATCGCATCGCTTCCGATGCTCGATCGTTTTGCGTTCCTCGGATTTTCGGCGGGAGCATTTCGCAGTTCGGATTTTCATGGGACAGATTTTTCGGCGACGCCTGGCATTTTAATTCGTCCTTTTCAATGGCTTGCTCTTGGATTTGATAGTAAACATGCGGTGCAATTTGGGCCCGAGAAGCAGCGTCGCATTCAAGAATACGGCGCAACTCTTCGCGTATTTGACGGGCTCTCGGTCAGTTATGCGGGCGAAAATAAAGAAACGCATCGTTTACTTGTCGAAGCGAATTTAGGATTCCTCGATTTAGGCGTGCAAATTCCTATTCACGGCGATGACGAATATCGCGTCTTTGCGTCGCACGCTTTCGGACGCTCGTTCCAAGGAACTCTTGCGATTGATGATGATTGGAAGCCGCGCCATTTTTCGGTGGGCTATCACAGCGCGAAACTCGCCGACCCTTATGTGCTTTCGCGCGTTGTCCGCGTTCCGCTTTCTCTTCCGCTTACAGAAACCGAACCCGGATTTTCGCTTTTTGGTCGCAGTTCGATGAGCATTGAATCGCTGCGGGAACATTTTGATTTGCTTCTCGCCGATAAAAGTGCTCAGTTAATCATTTTTGATTTTACAGGTTACAAAGCGGGCACGGCAATTTCCAAAGAAATTGAACGCGGCATCGCAAAATTGAATTTGCAAGGGCGCACAACGATTGCGTATTTAGATGAATTGCGCCCGACAACTCTTCTCGCATCGAGTGCCGCAACGCGGATTGTTCTTGAGCCCTCGGCGCGCGTCAATTACCGCGGAGTTGGCGGCGAAGTTCTCTATTATAAAGGCTTCTTTGATTGGGTCGGAATCAAAGTGGAACTTTTGCGGCATGGCGCATACAAGTCGGCGGTAGAACCTTACACCGCAGATTCGATGAGTGCCGAAGCCCGCGAAAATTATACGCAGCTTTACACAGAATGGTGGAATACATTAACCGCGGATTCTCGGATGCGCATCTCGACGACATTACCGCTCGATTCTCTTTTGGAACATCCGAGTTTACTTGCGAAAGATGCAAAGCGCGTAGGACTTGTCGATACTCTTCTTTACCTCGATGAAGTCGCCCCTTATGCGCTCAAAACCATTTACGGTTTGGACGCTCCGTTTGTCAATGTTTCGGATTATGCGCCGCGGGCAGGTGTCCGCATCTTTGATGAAGATTGGCGTCCTCGTTCAAAAATTGCATTGCTCAATATCGAAGGTTCAATCGTCGATGGCGTCGGCGGTTATGATCCGCTGACCGGTTCGCGGAGCACAGGCTCGGCAGAAGTTTTAGAAGCACTCGGCAAGTTGATGAAGTCTCCGGAATATTCCGCGCTTATCGTGCGCATTAACAGTCCCGGCGGTTCTGCGCAAGCGTCGGATGAAATTTGGCACAGACTGCATACGATTTCGCAAACGAGAATGCCGGTGGTAGCGAGCATCGGCGACATGGGCGCAAGCGGCGGTTATATGATTGCGTGCGGCGCCAATGAAATTATCGCAGAAAAAGCGAGCATCGTCGGAAGCATCGGAATCTTTGGCGGAAAAGTCAGCGTCAAAGGACTTTTGGATAAATTGAAACTTCGCATGGAGCCGGTGAAAACGCATCCGCATGCCGATGCCGAAGGACAAGGCCGAGAATTTTCGCCCGAAGAACGCGAAGCGCTTCAAAATTATTTGGACGCATTTTACGATCGCTTCTTGGATGTTGTCACCGGAGCCACGCAACTTCCGAAAGATTCTCTCGATCGGAGTTTAGCGGGCGGTCGCGTTTTTACGGGAAGTCAAGGTGTGAAAAATGGATTGATTCATCGAATCGGCGGTTTAGATGCAGCGATTTCCGAAGCGAAACGTTTTGCGGGGATTCCCGAAAGTCGTCCGGTGCAATTAGAATCGTTACTTTCGGACGGATCTTACCTTTCGCGCAGTCTTTCGGATCAAATTCGTTTGCTCGATTGGGTCAATTCGGTTGAAAAAACGCAAGTCTGGGCTCTTTTTGTTTCGCCACCCTTGCCGTTTTAGGAAAATTTTATAAATTTGTCGCAAACACTGAGCTATGGTGTAATGGTAGCACAACAGATTCTGAATCTGTTTGTCTAGGTTCGAATCCTGGTAGCTCAATAAGGATAGGCGGTTCTTCGGAATCCGCCTTTCTTATTTTAAAATGCGATAATTATTTTTGCGAAAATTTTGAAGAAAATGAATTCGGGGAATTGCTAGGAAAAGTTTTGCATTTTGAAGAGTTGCATCCTCGGCAAAGTTTACAGTTTCCGCAGCATTTGCCGTTTTTTTTATCGCGGAAGATTTTCCGCAGGGCGAAGAAAACCGCAGCGCTTACCAAAACGAGAATGCAAATGTCCCAAAAATTCATCGGTTAAAAGCCGCAAAGCGAAAGTAAAATTTTGACCGCAAAGGCGGCGAGCCACGCGACTGCGCATTGAAAACCGACGACGAAAAGCGCATACTTTTTTCCGAGTTCGCGCTTGACTGCGGTAATGGCTGCGACGCAAGGCGTATAAAGTAAGCAGAAAACGAGGAGAGTAATTGCGCCAAGGCTTGTAATCGCTGCGTTCACATCGTCGGCAAATAAAATTTGCAAAGTCGATACGACGGATTCCTTCGCCATAAAACCGCTGATGAGCGCTGTGCAAATGCGCCAATCCGCAAGTCCTAAGGGAGCAAATAATGGAGAAATCCAACCGGCAATGAGTGCGAGAATGCTGTCTTTCGAATTTTCGACCATATTCAAATGCAAATCAAAACTTTGTAAAAACCAGACGATAATGGTTGCGATTAAAATAATGCTGAAGGCGCGCTCTAAAAAGTCTTTCGCTTTTTCCCACAAAAGTTGGCACACATTTTTTGCTGCAGGAAGGCGATAATTCGGCAGTTCCATGACGAATGGCACAGGCTCGCCGCGGAAAAGAGTTTTGCGGTAAAAGAGTGCGATGACAATGCCGAGAAAAATGCCGAACAAATAAAGCGCCGACATAATGAGGCCGCCGCGTCCGGGGAAGAATGCGCTCACAAAGAAAGCGTAAATCGGAAGCTTCGCAGAGCAACTCATAAAGGGCGTGAGAAGAATTGTCATTTTACGGTCGCGGGCACTCGGAAGAGTGCGCGTGGACATGACCGCGGGAACGGTGCAGCCGAAGCCGATGAGCATCGGGACAATGCTTCTGCCCGAAAGTCCGATTTTCCGCAAAAGTTTATCCATGAAAAAGGCAACGCGGGCGACGTAACCGCTATCTTCTAAGAGAGAAAGGAAGAAGAATAAAACGACGATGACCGGGAGGAAGCTGAGAATCGTTCCGACTCCTGAAAAGATACCGTCTACGACTAAGCTTTGAATGGTTGCGTTCACGCCGAGAGAAGAAAGCCCTGCGCTTGTCAATTCGGTGAGCTTGTCAATTCCCGCAGCGAGTAAATTTTGAAGGAATGCGCCGATGACATTAAAAGTCAAATAAAAAACCACAATCATGATGGCGATGAAGCACGGAATCGCGGTAAATTTCCCGGTGAGTATTTTATCAATGCGGCGGCTGCGAATGCTTTCTTTGCTTTCTCGGGGCTTAACAACAGTTTGCTCGCACACTTTTTGAATAAAGTCAAAACGCATATCTGCGATGGCTGCGCTGCGGTCGAGTCCGCGTTCTTTTTCCATTTGCCCGGTGATGTGCTCGAGCATTTCCGTTTCGTTCTGATCCAATTTTAATTGCGAAAGAATCAGTTCATCGCCTTCGATGATTTTACTTGCGGCAAATCGCACCGGAAGCCCTGCGCGTTCGGCGTGGTCTTCGATTAAATGGATGACGGCGTGCAGTGAACGGTGCACAGCACCTTGGTGATCATTCTTGTCGCAGAAATCTTGTCTGCGCGGGCGTTCTTGGTTCTGCGCAATGTGAATGGCGTGGGTAATGAGTTCGTCGACGCCTTGATTGTGAATCGCAGAAATGGGAATCACGGGAACGCCGAGCATCGCTTCCATTCCGTTAATATCAATGGATCCGCCGTTTCCTGTGACTTCGTCCATCATATTGAGCGCAACGACTGTCGGAATATTCATTTCCAAAATTTGCATCGTCAAATACAAATTGCGTTCAATATTCGAAGCGTCGATAATGTTGATAATGCCTTGTGGCTTTTCTTGTAAAACAAAATTCCGCGAAACGATTTCTTCGCTCGTATAAGGTGACATCGAATAGATGCCTGGGAGATCGGTGACGGTCGCGTGCGAAAATCCGCGGATAACGCCTTCTTTTTTATCGACGGTAACGCCTGGGAAATTTCCGACGTGTTGATTCCCGCCGGTGAGTTTATTAAAGAGAGTTGTCTTACCGCAGTTTTGATTTCCGACGAGCGCAAAATGGAGTGGAGTTCCCGCGGGAAGTGGCGACGCTTCTTTTTCGGAATGGTAAATGCCTTCTTCGCCGAGCCCCGGATGCGCAGATTCTTTAATTTCGCTAATGTGTTTGTGCGAATTTGTTCGCTCGGCAATCGGTTCGACTTCGATGCGGGCGGCGTCCATTAAACGGAGGGTGAGTTCGTAACCGTGAATTTCGAGTTCCATCGGATCGCCCATCGGAGCGAATTTGGTGATGGTAACTTCGGCGCCGGGGATGACGCCCATATCTAAAAAGTGTTGCCTTAATGCGCCTTTGCCCCCGACTGTGCGGATAACGGCGCTTTGACCGACTTTGAGTTTACGCAAAGATTGCATGCGCCAAATATAGCTAGAAACGCTTGGCCAAAGCGGGAAATTAAATTTCCAAATCGCCTGTGTAGCGTGAGATAATTTCGCCGTCTTTTTTGCAAAAGAGCAAACTGCCGTCTTCGTTAATGTCTAAAATTGTCCCTTCGATGACCGCGTTTCCTTCGACGATTTTGGCCGCGTTGCCGATGAATTGATCCATTTTTCGCCATTCGTCAATCCACGGGCGAATGCCTTCTTTTTGGGTGAGCGCAAAAGATTCTTTGAGCTTTTGAAGAACTTTTTGTAAAAGCGCTTCGCGGTTAATGCGTTTTCCGAGAAGAAGCATTAAACTTGTGACAGGTCGGTTGATTTCTTGAAAGTCGGATTCGTCGGCGTTGACATCGATGCCGATGCCGATGGTGAGAAATTTTTCACCGTCTTTCGTCAAAATTTCGGAAACCATGCCGCAGACTTTTTTCTTGTCGCAGAGAATATCATTCGGCCATTTGACGCTTGCATTCACACCGAGTTCGCGGAAAATTTGCGCAATCGAAATCGCGGTAATTTGCATAAGCTGCGGATATTCTTTGGGCGCAAAACCTGTTAACGGGTAAAGAATGTTGAAGTAAAGATTTTTCCCCGCAGGCGAAAGCCAAACGCGTTCATGTCTTCCGCGGCCACTTGATTGGGAATCGGCGACGATAACATCGCCCGCTTGTAATTCTTGCAAATGTTCTTTGCTATAGCGATGCGTGCTGTCGAGTTTCGGAAAAAGTAAAGCCGGCTTGCCCGAGAAACCGCAAACTTGCCAACTTTCAAAAGGAGATTCAGGAGAAAAGAGAAACATAATATGAAATTAGAAATTAGGAATGAAAAATGAGTGCGCAAAGCGAGCAAATGGGAAACTCATTCACTTCTTTTGTTCTTCATTTTTGGCGTTTCATCGGGTTTAAGTGTGCCGTTAATGCGGATTTATCTATCTTTATAATCTATGAAAAAGTCGTTGATTGAAAAATTTTCAGCGTGGTACATTCCGCTGATTTGCAAGCACAAATATAAAGCGCTGCTTTTTTACATCCTCCTCGCCCTCGTTTTTGCCTTTCCGATTCTCGTTTATCCCGGGCTGAAATTAGACGCTGATTTGGCGCATCTTCTCCCTGAAAAAACGCCGAGCGTTATCGCGCTCAACGAATCTTACGAACGCTTTGGCAGTACCGATCGCTTTATGATTGCGATTCAAAGCGAAAATGTAGAACTCGTCGCCGCATTGCAAGATTCCATCGCCGATTACATTCACAAAAATTGGCAGGGCGATTTCGTTTCGACGCAAGTGGATAACGAAAATCAATTCTTCAAAGATAACGCGCTTCTTTACCTTCCGATGAAACACTTGGAAGCGCTCCGTGACAATTTAGAAGATGTGCAGCAAGAAATTGGGCGCAAAAATGGTCCGCTCGTCGTCGACTTGTTAGGTGCGCCCGCCGAGAAAAAAGAACGCATTTGGTTTGACGCAAATATTCCGCAAGAACTCGGTCTCCCCGATGCAGCGCTTAGCGCCTTTGATTCGTTCTTCAAAAAGAAAGATTCGACGCAGACCGAAAAATCTTCGGAATGGAATCCGAAATCGACGATTCCCGCGCATTTAAAAACGCGATTAATCGGAAGTCCGCAGCCCGATAGCACCGGCAAAATTCTTTACAACGGCGTTGTCAATGCAAAACTTTTGAAGCCTTCGACGGATTACGAATTTGTGACCCGCATTCTCGCCAAAACCGATACGCTTTTACAGCATTTCAATAGTCAGAAATATCCTGTTCCGACGCGCTTCACGGTTGAAGGCACTTACGAAGGATTGAAAGAAGTCGATGATGTTGCAAACGATAGCATCTTCTCGTTTGGCATTAGCCTTGTCCTGATTTTCCTCCTCACGATGTTCTTCTTCCGCAGCGTTAAAGGTCCGATCCTCGTTACCGGCTCCGTGCTTTACGCTTGCCTTCCGACCTTAGCGTTCACCGCGCTTTTCTACGGGAAATTCAATCCGTTTACGGTTTTCGTCGCTTCGATTATTTTGGGAATCGGCATCGATTATTCCATTCATATTTTGGGAACAGCGCAAAAACTTTTGCACAAATATGCGACATTAGAAGAAGTACTCGAAAATGCGCAGAGTAAAATGATTAAGCCGTTTATTCTCGCAAGCTTTACGACGATTGCTGCGTTCTTAACTCTTCTCGCTTCGAGTTTCCGCGGATTTTATGAATTCGGTATTGTCGCTTCGACCGGCGTTCTTTTCAGTATGCTGACTTCGGTTTTAGTACTTCCGGTTTTTGTAAAA encodes the following:
- the feoB gene encoding ferrous iron transport protein B, producing MQSLRKLKVGQSAVIRTVGGKGALRQHFLDMGVIPGAEVTITKFAPMGDPMELEIHGYELTLRLMDAARIEVEPIAERTNSHKHISEIKESAHPGLGEEGIYHSEKEASPLPAGTPLHFALVGNQNCGKTTLFNKLTGGNQHVGNFPGVTVDKKEGVIRGFSHATVTDLPGIYSMSPYTSEEIVSRNFVLQEKPQGIINIIDASNIERNLYLTMQILEMNIPTVVALNMMDEVTGNGGSIDINGMEAMLGVPVIPISAIHNQGVDELITHAIHIAQNQERPRRQDFCDKNDHQGAVHRSLHAVIHLIEDHAERAGLPVRFAASKIIEGDELILSQLKLDQNETEMLEHITGQMEKERGLDRSAAIADMRFDFIQKVCEQTVVKPRESKESIRSRRIDKILTGKFTAIPCFIAIMIVVFYLTFNVIGAFLQNLLAAGIDKLTELTSAGLSSLGVNATIQSLVVDGIFSGVGTILSFLPVIVVLFFFLSLLEDSGYVARVAFFMDKLLRKIGLSGRSIVPMLIGFGCTVPAVMSTRTLPSARDRKMTILLTPFMSCSAKLPIYAFFVSAFFPGRGGLIMSALYLFGIFLGIVIALFYRKTLFRGEPVPFVMELPNYRLPAAKNVCQLLWEKAKDFLERAFSIILIATIIVWFLQSFDLHLNMVENSKDSILALIAGWISPLFAPLGLADWRICTALISGFMAKESVVSTLQILFADDVNAAITSLGAITLLVFCLLYTPCVAAITAVKRELGKKYALFVVGFQCAVAWLAAFAVKILLSLCGF
- a CDS encoding FeoB-associated Cys-rich membrane protein; the protein is MNFWDICILVLVSAAVFFALRKIFRDKKNGKCCGNCKLCRGCNSSKCKTFPSNSPNSFSSKFSQK
- a CDS encoding biotin--[acetyl-CoA-carboxylase] ligase, whose translation is MFLFSPESPFESWQVCGFSGKPALLFPKLDSTHRYSKEHLQELQAGDVIVADSQSSGRGRHERVWLSPAGKNLYFNILYPLTGFAPKEYPQLMQITAISIAQIFRELGVNASVKWPNDILCDKKKVCGMVSEILTKDGEKFLTIGIGIDVNADESDFQEINRPVTSLMLLLGKRINREALLQKVLQKLKESFALTQKEGIRPWIDEWRKMDQFIGNAAKIVEGNAVIEGTILDINEDGSLLFCKKDGEIISRYTGDLEI
- the sppA gene encoding signal peptide peptidase SppA is translated as MKFSTLIGVFAASALAYLPGEWSFPSIPNSNGLFGNPAGLSAFDSPGGVLNFGRDKDDVYEFSAGFNGDYLGATFSYHSDYDDVDESRWNLIASLPMLDRFAFLGFSAGAFRSSDFHGTDFSATPGILIRPFQWLALGFDSKHAVQFGPEKQRRIQEYGATLRVFDGLSVSYAGENKETHRLLVEANLGFLDLGVQIPIHGDDEYRVFASHAFGRSFQGTLAIDDDWKPRHFSVGYHSAKLADPYVLSRVVRVPLSLPLTETEPGFSLFGRSSMSIESLREHFDLLLADKSAQLIIFDFTGYKAGTAISKEIERGIAKLNLQGRTTIAYLDELRPTTLLASSAATRIVLEPSARVNYRGVGGEVLYYKGFFDWVGIKVELLRHGAYKSAVEPYTADSMSAEARENYTQLYTEWWNTLTADSRMRISTTLPLDSLLEHPSLLAKDAKRVGLVDTLLYLDEVAPYALKTIYGLDAPFVNVSDYAPRAGVRIFDEDWRPRSKIALLNIEGSIVDGVGGYDPLTGSRSTGSAEVLEALGKLMKSPEYSALIVRINSPGGSAQASDEIWHRLHTISQTRMPVVASIGDMGASGGYMIACGANEIIAEKASIVGSIGIFGGKVSVKGLLDKLKLRMEPVKTHPHADAEGQGREFSPEEREALQNYLDAFYDRFLDVVTGATQLPKDSLDRSLAGGRVFTGSQGVKNGLIHRIGGLDAAISEAKRFAGIPESRPVQLESLLSDGSYLSRSLSDQIRLLDWVNSVEKTQVWALFVSPPLPF
- a CDS encoding efflux RND transporter permease subunit, with protein sequence MKKSLIEKFSAWYIPLICKHKYKALLFYILLALVFAFPILVYPGLKLDADLAHLLPEKTPSVIALNESYERFGSTDRFMIAIQSENVELVAALQDSIADYIHKNWQGDFVSTQVDNENQFFKDNALLYLPMKHLEALRDNLEDVQQEIGRKNGPLVVDLLGAPAEKKERIWFDANIPQELGLPDAALSAFDSFFKKKDSTQTEKSSEWNPKSTIPAHLKTRLIGSPQPDSTGKILYNGVVNAKLLKPSTDYEFVTRILAKTDTLLQHFNSQKYPVPTRFTVEGTYEGLKEVDDVANDSIFSFGISLVLIFLLTMFFFRSVKGPILVTGSVLYACLPTLAFTALFYGKFNPFTVFVASIILGIGIDYSIHILGTAQKLLHKYATLEEVLENAQSKMIKPFILASFTTIAAFLTLLASSFRGFYEFGIVASTGVLFSMLTSVLVLPVFVKCMGGIPAAPQNSLLPKSWSEEKIAKTFKIAAIIGFIIGAFSLYYSQYVDFEHNLKNLRRVSTEKTQKKNKISTKVTRESNKAVSSTPAAVMGSKPEQLDKLYDTLMVRLLVEKDSMLGSFLTLKSFVPPQDSQEQRLEIIEEIRDLANARVFDRATGDDSVNIANLRKLSQVEKTFTAEDIPEWTLDFLREKDGSYGKIGFIYGDFPSWDAKALHAFQERYGHWNFDGENLRTFSSQFILSDVIESVKADSFKLAGAIIVVIILTLAISFRKPKLFITGSISFGMGFLITMGILGFLTHTLDFGKISIYNVIVIPMTLGIGIDATIHFISAWTADKNLTLRGLLDTTGRNVMASSTTTIAGFVGFLFTTHRGLQGIGHLACIGIAIFLVTSIVFSMGFCGTLLKKKGE
- a CDS encoding ATP-binding protein; the protein is GNYKVKTKRAGSSSEEPAIFIFGYIFYRTLIKNNKELLDSNRKKAKIAAEHLLSLLSDTLEVVKLEDNRVTLSHESFDLLPLIKTVTIMAEIKAVEFSVTIQDKSNYDVFKNIIFYGSPLHVRQILLNIIDNAIKYNKKNGKVSLFTELISKKKNIALVRFTIQDTGIGMSEEFLKHIFEPFSQEHSDARSVFKGTGLGMSIVNALIDKMHGELEIQSEENQGSQFIITIPFEVTEGNLNTKIENPEDNELKQNISGVKILLVEDNELNREIAETLLQECGAIITSAENGKIAVDQFKENEAHTFDLILMDLMMPVMNGIDAAKEIRKMNKADAKTIPIVALSANAYEENVEESKRAGMNAHIAKPFKIEELVKVISQLVMKN